Below is a genomic region from Billgrantia tianxiuensis.
ACGGGCGCAAATGACGGCAGGTGTGGTGCGACTCCGGTATCATGCCGGCGGGCGCCATCGGCATGCGCCAGGACCACCAGCTGCCAGTGGGGCACCGTGAAGAAGAAACGACCGACACTCCAGGATATCGCCGACCGGGTCGGGGCGACCAAGATGACCGTCAGTCGCTGCCTGCGCGATCCTTCGACGGTATCGGAAGGATTGCGCAAGCGCATTTTCGCGGTGGCGGAGCAGGTCGGCTACATTCCCAACCGCGCTCCCGATCTGCTTTCGCGCGCCACCAGCCACTCCATCGGCCTGCTGGTGCCGTCGTTGACCAACCAGGTGTTCGCCGACGTTCTGGTGGGTATCGAGAAGGTCACCGAGCCGCTCGGCTACCACCTCATGCTCTCTCACTACGGCTATAGTGCCGAACTCGAGGAGCGCAGCCTGGCCTCGTTGCTCTCCTACAACGTGGATGGCGTGATCCTTTCCGACAGCCACCATACGGCACGCACCTGTCGCATGCTCGAGACCGCCGGCATCCCCACCGTCGAGATCATGGATGTGCTGACTCCGCCGCTGCATCAGGCGGTGGGCTACGATAACGTGCAGGCCGCCTACGATATGGTCAGCGAGATGATTCGCCAGGGCCGGCGTCGAATCGTCTATCTCGCCGTACGACTCGACCCTCGCACCCTGCAGCGCGAGCAGGGCTATCGCAAGGCCATGGAGGAGCACGGCCTGCCACCGCTGACCCTGCAGCGCAGCCAGCGCTCCTCCTACACCGTGGGCGCGGCGCTACTGGGCGAGATCCTGCAGGAA
It encodes:
- a CDS encoding substrate-binding domain-containing protein; the protein is MKKKRPTLQDIADRVGATKMTVSRCLRDPSTVSEGLRKRIFAVAEQVGYIPNRAPDLLSRATSHSIGLLVPSLTNQVFADVLVGIEKVTEPLGYHLMLSHYGYSAELEERSLASLLSYNVDGVILSDSHHTARTCRMLETAGIPTVEIMDVLTPPLHQAVGYDNVQAAYDMVSEMIRQGRRRIVYLAVRLDPRTLQREQGYRKAMEEHGLPPLTLQRSQRSSYTVGAALLGEILQEHPETDGIFCTNDDVAVGAYFECLRRGIRVPEQMGIAGFHGHDMGQVMTPRLASVVTPRQAIGERAARELLARIQGQATQDRAIDLGYRIEPGMTL